The sequence GCGGGATATTTCATCTGTTTATAATAATTTATCGCATCTGACGGTCTTCCATATCTAAAAGTAGATCTTGTCTTGACCTCTACAAACACCAAATACTCCCCTTCCATGCATACCAGATCTACTTCGCCAACTTTACATCTGAAATTTTTTTCAATTATTTTATATCCTTTTTTTCTCAAATAGTTTAATGCTATAATTTCTCCCTCTAGCCCAACTAATTTGTTTTTATTCTTCAATCTTTTCTCCTTTCTTTCTATCTATATATTCAATAGTTGCAAGCAGTTTAGCCACCACTTCATACAGTTCGGGAGGTATTTGTGAGTATAGTTTAAGCTTTTCTAAAGCATCTACCAATTGCTCATCTTTATGAATTGGTATTCTATGTTGTTGTGCGTTTTCCACTATTTTTTCTGCAATAATTCCTTTTCCTTTAGACACAACTTTAGGGGCTTGATACTCAGGCTGGTATCTCAAAGCAACAGCTTTTTTTATTTTTCTATCCCTATTCATATTTTAATATCAACTTCCGGTACATTTATATTTTGGATTGTATCATCCATAACATGTTCTTCAAATGATATATTTACCTGAAAATTATCCAACTTTAAACTATTCTCAAATAAGCTTTTATATTTATGCATAAACTCGAGAACCTCCTTTTGTTCAACTTTTATATTCAGGTTTATATGTTCCCTCTGTTTAGCTATTTCGATCATCAACAATCCAAGGTTTTTTGTATCTATAAACAACACAAATTTTTCTTTATTTTCAGCATAGTTTGATTTCCTATCCGGCTGATCTAGCTTTATCATGCCCAGTTTAGATTGATGACCATTGAAAACAACAGGTGTACAAAAAACCCATTTAAATCCGTCTTCCATATGGCTTTCATAGTAAAAGTCCTGACCAGCCTTGCTTGTCTCACCATCTTTGCTGTAAATCATACGTTGATACTTCCATCTATTCATCAGATTTTTAATTATTTCAATATTCTTTTTAGAAACAGGCAATTGATAATTTAAAAGCAAAAGGAGTGCTTTTATATTGTGTATATCTTTGTTAATGCCTGCCTTGTTTAATAAGTTCTTAACAGCATCTTCTCCTAGTTGCTGT comes from Clostridia bacterium and encodes:
- a CDS encoding YraN family protein produces the protein MKNKNKLVGLEGEIIALNYLRKKGYKIIEKNFRCKVGEVDLVCMEGEYLVFVEVKTRSTFRYGRPSDAINYYKQMKYPAIATIFIKMNKMFDTPVRFDIVEVIRVDKDKYEINLIKNAFDASSANIYY
- a CDS encoding EscU/YscU/HrcU family type III secretion system export apparatus switch protein gives rise to the protein MNRDRKIKKAVALRYQPEYQAPKVVSKGKGIIAEKIVENAQQHRIPIHKDEQLVDALEKLKLYSQIPPELYEVVAKLLATIEYIDRKKGEKIEE